Proteins encoded by one window of Lepeophtheirus salmonis chromosome 3, UVic_Lsal_1.4, whole genome shotgun sequence:
- the LOC121114572 gene encoding uncharacterized protein, producing the protein MVCYSETQELVKWIKRDPSIMASIPRNVVTMKGKLNYVRNSEKGQKFLRETIRRLRETPHHKKSWEHYLVMSGFYSATKEFQKAYEAVSEAVRLLQIDANVIESLDLNEFLNYARKLSEDEKEVLHTFFRLKLQADNNILECRFEVEIEPERIEVREIHELNTKDFHKYYCQRRIPVVINGYSGPKWTEQTLINQIGSKTVLLKRTEDYSDEWACLVPSHNVTVKEFIESGSDKEYLFDWSIPLHCPDNELVFQVPHIFLEGDILKRTSETAMYHKSWPSLFVCKAGMSSRCHVDAFDSHFWMYLIKGKKKWTFFNPEFMANLCPIYHSSLDPSFMAANRDNIKKIPRKVVYLEPGQLLYVPHGWPHIVDNLEDSIAVSGNFVNYTNLPHALKQLKMISLSDACFLDFLEEFQRSHLTF; encoded by the coding sequence ATGGTGTGTTACAGCGAGACGCAGGAATTAGTTAAATGGATCAAAAGAGACCCAAGCATCATGGCCTCGATCCCAAGGAATGTTGTAACAATGAAGGGAAAGTTGAATTATGTTCGAAATTCAGAAAAAGGACAAAAGTTCTTGAGGGAAACTATTAGGCGTCTGCGAGAGACACCTCATCATAAAAAGAGCTGGGAACATTATCTTGTTATGTCGGGGTTCTACTCTGCAACTAAAGAGTTTCAAAAGGCCTATGAAGCAGTATCAGAGGCGGTGAGGTTACTTCAGATCGACGCTAATGTGATAGAATCTTTGGACCTGAATGAGTTTCTAAACTATGCTCGTAAATTATCAGAGGACGAAAAAGAGGTGCTCCACACGTTTTTTCGTCTAAAACTTCAAGCGGATAATAACATTTTAGAGTGTAGGTTTGAGGTTGAAATTGAGCCAGAGAGGATAGAGGTAAGAGAAATCCACGAATTGAATACAAAGgactttcataaatattactGTCAAAGAAGAATCCCTGTTGTGATAAATGGTTATTCCGGGCCCAAGTGGACAGAGCAAACCTTGATTAACCAAATTGGATCGAAAACAGTATTGCTGAAAAGGACAGAGGACTACTCTGATGAGTGGGCTTGTCTTGTTCCCTCTCATAACGTAACAGTAAAAGAATTTATTGAATCTGGCTCGGATAAAGAGTACTTATTTGATTGGAGCATACCCTTGCATTGTCCAGATAATGAGCTTGTATTTCAAGTACCCCATATCTTTCTTGAAGGGGATATTCTTAAGCGTACTTCAGAAACAGCGATGTATCATAAAAGCTGGCcgagtttgtttgtttgtaaggCAGGAATGAGTTCTAGATGTCATGTAGATGCTTTTGATTCACACTTTTGGATGTACTTGataaagggaaaaaagaaaTGGACGTTCTTTAATCCGGAATTCATGGCGAATCTTTGTCCCATTTATCACTCGTCTCTTGATCCAAGTTTCATGGCAGCCAATagagataacatcaaaaagaTCCCTAGAAAAGTAGTATATTTAGAACCAGGACAACTACTCTACGTTCCTCATGGATGGCCTCATATAGTTGACAATTTGGAGGACTCTATTGCAGTTTCCGGGAACTTTGTAAATTATACGAATCTACCTCATGCCTTGAAACAACTTAAGATGATTTCTTTATCCGAtgcttgttttttggattttttggagGAATTTCAAAGGAGTCATTTAAcattttag
- the LOC121114573 gene encoding uncharacterized protein: MSNVYCSVYGLSGAAVSSLVGIALVGIAFSTDNWQHIGVNRSYLSALNISEINENIHSDLRYFDRVRGLFRVCFPFELRPKIDGKLYLNPVEEWCTNVDYQMKIMDGPLLPSRITHNAGLWFHFIRTSVAGFICYFMLTGVACVSGLIGCWRASGDNLISTSILMFLASLTGGLGMTFWHVAELYELEKVKDEKLEFFLTWPDYLQKATHYSVGWSYLVAWIGVVFTLASSLFFLSSSLCIRKELKEIRRRNENLSNKNRINLESYATLQAEGGLRGFYLAPPTQPPPLPLVNYYSGPFSHPQSNSFDNISHDDIYMNGLFKPKELVDAKL, translated from the exons ATGTCCAATGTATATTGCAGTGTTTACGGATTAAGTGGGGCAGCCGTGTCCTCACTTGTAGGGATCGCGCTGGTAGGAATAGCATTCTCTACAGATAATTGGCAGCACATCGGTGTGAATCGTTCCTATTTAAGTGCACTGAATATTTCCGAGATTAATGAGAACATCCATTCAGATCTAAGGTACTTTGATAGAGTACGTGGACTTTTTAGAGTATGCTTCCCCTTTGAACTCAGACCAAAAATTGATGGGAAGCTCTATTTAAATCCAGTGGAGGAATGGTGCACAAATGTCGATTATCAGATGAAAATAATGGATGGCCCCCTTTTACCCTCCAGGATCACTCATAATGCAGGGCTATGGTTTCATTTCATTCGCACATCTGTAGCTGGATTTATCTGCTACTTTATGTTAACTGGAGTTGCCTGTGTGTCTGGGCTCATTGGCTGTTGGAGAGCATCAGgggataatttaatttctacgTCAATTCTCATGTTTCTAGCATCTCTCACAGGAGGACTCGGAATGACTTTCTGGCACGTTGCGGAATTATATGAACTTGAAAAA GTAAAGGATGAGAAGCTTGAGTTCTTTCTAACATGGCCAGATTATTTGCAAAAAGCAACGCATTACTCTGTGGGATGGTCTTACTTGGTCGCATGGATTGGAGTGGTGTTCACTTTGGCTTCTAgtttattctttctctcctcttcGCTCTGCATTCGTAAAGAATTGAAAGAGATTCGACGACGCAATGAGAATTTAAGCAACAAAAATCGTATTAATTTGGAATCTTATGCTACTCTGCAAGCTGAAGGAGGCCTTCGTGGCTTTTATTTGGCTCCTCCAACTCAACCTCCTCCATTACCTCTTGTCAATTATTATTCTGGCCCCTTCTCACATCCTCAATCCAattcttttgataatattagTCATGATGATATTTACATGAATGGACTATTTAAACCCAAGGAGTTGGTGGATgcaaaactctaa
- the LOC121114571 gene encoding uncharacterized protein: MPSVVGVKGVTVGEGGNGGVCEGGPLVSALNLVDKKVRNLEKRKCKLDGYRADSERGKELNSDQTSAIAKYDEVIHTLEFARELSTQFRTLCSEDDRLKKKAAKRENVERTRSEACKISQVLRFQAVIAKTQSISDWETQSKLDSKLLTGIKAFMDLIATSETTSSCAEHFLALIDGKAAKKMGGVSYAALKDGFLSVETSLETPPPSPEPPASQEEEEEEEIVETVEEEEEMAPGTGERAEAPVAESMEEQVETPPPTQEVLVATPHVEEPQESILPVNGDHHPVPPQQEFNFLQESQIDPINMDPAVVVVQHSPPQVFNQQAHMYPMQQQVPFHLTTAAPPYHPPQPTMSHSDLQVPPQPQKETQEIETKVYSYSNASVTSQISHSKNVEVDGHQSSPAQQPTIEDWSEEYETPRENGGYLRGRGRGRGGGGGYRGPRKDNGYRGGRGGRGARSRGGGVHMNGNHYRGDKEYRGRGGRGTRGGSYRGTAEKTNGHTRE; the protein is encoded by the exons ATGCCATCTGTCGTCGGGGTAAAGGGCGTGACTGTGGGTGAGGGAGGCAATGGAGGAGTGTGTGAGGGCGGTCCTCTGGTGTCTGCCCTGAACCTGGTGGACAAGAAAGTGAGGAACTTGGAGAAGCGGAAATGCAAGTTGGATGGGTATCGAGCAGACTCTGAGCGCGGGAAGGAGTTGAACAGTGACCAGACGTCAGCCATTGCCAAATATGACGAAGTGATCCACACTCTGGAGTTTGCGCGTGAGTTGAGCACTCAGTTCCGCACACTGTGTTCCGAGGACGACCGATTGAAGAAGAAGGCTGCCAAACGGGAAAACGTGGAGAGGACTCGCTCCGAAGCTTGCAAAATATCTCAAGTTCTCCGCTTTCAAGCCGTGATTGCCAAAACTCAAAGCATATCAGACTGGGAAACTCAAAGCAAACTCGACTCGAAACTCTTGACTGGAATCAAGGCCTTTATGGATCTCATCGCCACGTCGGAAACGACGTCTTCTTGTGCCGAGCATTTCCTCGCTCTCATTGATGGAAAAGCCGCCAAAAAGATGGGTGGCGTGAGCTATGCCGCCTTGAAGGACGGGTTTCTATCTGTGGAAACGAGTCTGGAGACGCCTCCACCCTCTCCAGAACCACCTGCATCACAggaagaagaggaggaagagGAAATCGTGGAAACAgtggaggaagaagaagaaatggcaCCCGGAACAGGAGAAAGAGCCGAAGCACCCGTTGCTGAGTCTATGGAAGAGCAAGTTGAAACTCCACCTCCCACACAAGAAGTACTTGTTGCCACTCCACATGTTGAAGAACCTCAAGAGTCAATACTCCCTGTCAATGGGGATCATCATCCCGTGCCTCCGCAACAAGAGTTCAACTTTTTGCAAGAATCACAAATTGACCCCATCAACATGGATCCCGCTGTTGTGGTCGTTCAACATTCTCCTCCACAAGTCTTTAATCAGCAAGCCCATATGTATCCTATGCAACAACAAGTACCCTTTCACCTAACGACAGCCGCACCACCCTACCATCCACCTCAGCCTACCATGAGTCACTCCGATCTCCAAGTGCCTCCACAACCTCAAAAAGAAACGCAAGAAATTGAAACCAAAGTCTATTCCTACTCTAATGCCAGTGTAACATCTCAAATCTCTCATTCTAAAAACGTCGAAGTTGATGGTCATCAGTCTAGTCCAGCACAACAACCTACCATTGAGGACTGGTCTGAAGAATACGAAACACCTAGAGAAAATGGTGGATACTTAAGAGGAAGAGGCCGAGGCCGAGGTGGTGGTGGAGGTTACAGAGGACCCCGTAAAGATAATG gttATCGTGGAGGTAGAGGTGGACGTGGTGCTCGATCTAGAGGAGGAGGAGTACACATGAATGGAAATCACTACAGGGGTGATAAGGAGTATCGAGGACGTGGTGGACGAGGAACTAGAGGTGGATCTTACCGTGGAACTGCTGAAAAAACTAATGGACATACTCGAGAATAA